One window of the Anopheles cruzii chromosome 2, idAnoCruzAS_RS32_06, whole genome shotgun sequence genome contains the following:
- the LOC128268780 gene encoding dipeptidyl peptidase 4, with product MHANVHTDRAGGGSWRLPPDETLQVADPKQKEEQDLFPAEGHNWKSIVFSLLVIGFVITGIVTAIYLLGYVDELLYWSGRRMKLDEFLQKDITPQRLPSIWINNQKFVFQADDGGLAVFDTATNSVATLVTNHTLRQINVKGYHCSHDLKYVLFKHNVKKHHRLSFTALYTVYDVSNDHHMPVRLKESPKVQRARLQHASWAGNTTGMIIVAENDIYLRQSPSDEEVYRLTFTGEENRVYNGVPDWLYQEEIFESFSALWTSVDGTHLMYATFNDSRVGMMTFPWFTSNTVIAASGEGNRELFPVSKSIRYPTPGSVNPDVSLWVTDISNVSNIRKWEIIRPAPLEGQEHYLISASWVSNLNEHVSVVWMTRSQNITIVSSCFSPTWKCVEHHTERAPENEWLDILPHPVYSPDGDSFLFMAGIQESGTEHFTHIKHITITQQRMAVISHGRYEVIRILAWDTFNHLVYYLGTHGKKPGQQHLYVVKDPVSDDLRRAEPTCITCDLSDVLWGSRYYYTNCSFFDAFVSSQPFTSHYAGISYYILECKGPGLPLAVVHAAHNHKLMRVLYDTRPFFASKLSEFALPSQRSFEIPLPHGTRAAVQLLLPPSWREELRDAAFPVLVEVNGKPGSSAVSEEFKIDWGTYMSSHNDVVYIRLDVRGARGQGKQALYRHLGGVEVQDQIAVLRYLLDTLKFLDETRVGVWGWGYGGYVTAMILGSQQPVFKCGISVSPVTDWLYYNSVFTERVLGVPAENYKAYVEADATQKGRQIPSYSYFLIHGLADVTTPYQHGIQLARSLSESGTIFRYLSYADEGHDLTGVIEHVYRSMEDFLRNCLTLDSDEDKPTETHVPNE from the exons ATGCACGCAAATGTGCATACAGATCGGGCCGGAGGAGGATCCTGGCGCCTGCCACCAGATGAAACGTTGCAGGTGGCCGATCCGAAACAGAAGGAAGAACAG GACTTATTTCCTGCAGAAGGACACAATTGGAAGAGTATTGTGTTTTCGCTGCTAGTGATAGGATTTGTCATAACCGGTATAGTTACTGCGATATATTTGCTTGG TTATGTCGATGAACTACTGTATTGGTCGGGTAGGCGGATGAAGTTGGACGAGTTTCTTCAGAAAGATATAACTCCTCAAAGGCTACCCTCGATATGGATCAACAATCAGAAGTTTGTATTCCAGGCGGATGATGGAGGCCTTGCTGTTTTCGACACTGCCACCAACAGTGTAGCCACGCTAGTAACAAATCACACGCTG AGACAAATTAACGTTAAAGGCTACCACTGTTCTCATGatttgaaatatgttttgtttAAGCATAATGTAAAGAAG CACCATAGGTTATCTTTCACGGCTCTGTATACGGTGTATGACGTATCGAATGA CCATCATATGCCGGTGCGGTTGAAAGAGTCCCCTAAGGTTCAACGTGCTCGTCTTCAGCATGCCTCCTGGGCCGGCAACACTACCGGCATGATAATAGTGGCCGAGAACGATATATACTTGAGACAATCACCATCAGACGAAGAGGTTTATCGCTTAACATTCACCGGAGAGGAGAACAGAGTCTATAATGGTGTACCTGACTGGTTATATCAAG AGGAGATTTTTGAATCTTTTAGTGCTTTATGGACCTCAGTAGACGGCACGCACCTCATGTATGCTACGTTTAACGATTCGAGAGTGGGCATGATGACATTTCCTTGGTTCACCTCGAACACCGTCATAGCAGCCAGTGGCGAGGGCAACCGTGAGCTTTTTCCCGTATCGAAATCAATACGCTATCCCACGCCCGGCTCAGTGAATCCGGACGTTTCACTGTGGGTAACGGACATCAGCAATGTAAGCAATATACGCAAGTGGGAAATTATCCGTCCAGCGCCACTCGAAGGACA AGAACACTATCTAATATCGGCCAGCTGGGTGAGCAATTTGAACGAGCACGTGTCGGTAGTATGGATGACCCGCTCTCAGAATATAACCATCGTTTCGTCCTGCTTCAGCCCTACGTGGAAGTGTGTCGAG CATCACACTGAAAGAGCGCCCGAAAATGAGTGGCTCGATATTTTACCTCATCCAGTATATTCGCCAGATGGGGATAGCTTTTTGTTTATGGCAGGCATCCAAGAAAGTGGTACGGAGCATTTTACCCACATCAAGCACATAACAATCACGCAGCAACGAATGGCTGTTATTTCACATGGACGCTACGAG GTCATACGGATTCTTGCCTGGGACACGTTCAATCATCTAGTCTACTATTTGGGAACGCATGGGAAAAAGCCTGGACAACAGCATCTGTACGTGGTGAAGGATCCTGTCAGTGACGATCTGCGGAG AGCGGAACCAACGTGCATCACTTGTGATTTAAGTGACGTCCTGTGGGGCAGCCGTTACTACTACACCAACTGTTCATTCTTCGATGCATTTGTCAGCTCGCAACCGTTCACTTCACACTATGCGGGAATATCGTACTACATACTGGAGTGCAAAGGTCCTGGGTTACCATTGGCGG TTGTTCATGCGGCGCACAATCATAAGCTCATGCGCGTACTATACGACACCAGACCGTTCTTTGCCAGCAAGCTGTCGGAGTTCGCGCTTCCATCACAACGGTCATTCGAAATTCCGCTTCCACATGGTACAAGAGCGGCTGTGCAATTATTGTTGCCTCCCAGCTGGCGAGAAGAACTACGTGATGCTGCGTTTCCGGTACTGGTAGAAGT AAACGGGAAACCTGGATCGAGCGCAGTGTCCGAAGAGTTCAAAATTGACTGGGGTACGTATATGTCGAGCCACAACGATGTCGTCTACATCCGGCTAGATGTTCGTGGAGCTCGTGGTCAGGGTAAGCAAGCTCTGTATCGACACCTTGGCGGTGTTGAGGTTCAGGATCAAATCGCAGTGCTTAG GTATCTTTTGGATACTTTAAAATTCCTTGACGAAACACGGGTTGGTGTGTGGGGATGGGGTTACGGTGGATATGTCACAGCTATGATACTTGGCTCTCAGCAGCCTGTGTTCAAGTGTGGCATCTCGGTGTCCCCGGTAACTGATTGGCTATATTACA ACTCTGTGTTTACTGAGCGAGTCCTTGGAGTGCCAGCTGAAAATTACAAAGCGTACGTCGAAGCGGATGCTACGCAAAAGGGACGCCAAATTCCGTCTTACTCGTACTTCCTGATACATGGCCTAGCCGACGTTACGACACCATACCAGCACGGTATCCAGCTAGCACGATCGCTCTCCGAGTCTGGCACGATATTCCGATATTTG AGTTACGCGGACGAAGGTCACGATCTCACCGGTGTGATCGAGCACGTATACCGATCGATGGAAGATTTCCTGAGGAATTGCCTAACTTTAGACTCCGACGAGGATAAACCAACAGAAACGCATGTACCGAATGAGTAG